Proteins encoded by one window of Ochrobactrum sp. BTU1:
- a CDS encoding type II toxin-antitoxin system RelB/DinJ family antitoxin: MASNALVQTRIDAEVRDRASAVLEGMGLTVSDVVRILLTRTANEGALPLELISGSEAHDAWFRSKVLEALHDPRPDVSDDEVTAHFERRRAAARLKATTLKS; the protein is encoded by the coding sequence ATGGCTTCTAACGCACTCGTTCAAACTCGTATTGATGCCGAAGTTCGAGATCGTGCCTCTGCTGTGCTTGAAGGTATGGGTCTTACGGTGTCGGATGTTGTTCGTATCTTGCTCACCCGGACGGCGAACGAGGGGGCATTACCGCTCGAACTTATATCAGGCAGCGAAGCGCACGATGCTTGGTTTCGCAGCAAGGTTCTTGAAGCGCTTCACGACCCACGACCGGACGTCTCGGATGATGAAGTCACGGCTCATTTCGAAAGACGCCGGGCGGCAGCGCGCCTTAAAGCAACGACGCTCAAGTCGTGA
- a CDS encoding ABC transporter ATP-binding protein, translating to MKRVNVYRGTQHILHDIDLKILPGRFTALIGPNGSGKSTLLGSMANSVAIYSGHVELGSKQLVLYSRRELARQMAFLPQHVHTPVGMSVRELLAQGRFPWRSWLGGWSSEDEDAVSRAVALCGIEQLIDRPLQSLSGGQLQRAWIAMTLVQDTPVILLDEPTTFLDVANQLSLLDLLSVLRDAGRTVVAILHDLNQAARYADQLVMLKDGRVVAEGATQQVFNVPNIDNVFSVRSRMLDDPETGIAMCIASSWA from the coding sequence ATGAAGCGAGTGAACGTTTATCGTGGCACCCAGCATATTCTCCATGACATTGATCTGAAAATTCTTCCGGGGCGTTTTACCGCTTTGATCGGGCCGAACGGCTCTGGCAAATCAACGCTTCTGGGCAGCATGGCGAACTCGGTCGCGATATATAGCGGTCATGTTGAACTTGGTTCAAAGCAGCTTGTTTTATACTCGAGACGCGAACTGGCCCGGCAAATGGCATTCTTGCCGCAACATGTGCATACGCCGGTCGGAATGAGTGTGCGTGAACTACTTGCACAGGGACGGTTTCCGTGGAGAAGCTGGCTCGGTGGCTGGTCAAGCGAAGACGAAGACGCTGTCTCGCGTGCCGTTGCACTTTGCGGCATTGAACAACTCATCGACAGACCATTGCAGAGCCTTTCAGGTGGTCAGTTGCAGCGTGCATGGATTGCAATGACTTTGGTTCAGGATACACCAGTTATTCTGCTCGACGAACCTACGACATTTCTGGACGTTGCAAACCAGTTAAGCCTGCTTGATCTGCTGTCGGTCTTGCGCGATGCAGGACGCACAGTGGTTGCAATCCTTCACGACCTCAATCAGGCGGCGCGTTATGCAGATCAACTTGTCATGCTGAAAGATGGGCGGGTGGTTGCCGAAGGCGCGACACAGCAGGTCTTCAATGTGCCTAATATCGATAATGTGTTTTCGGTGCGATCAAGAATGCTTGATGATCCGGAAACGGGAATTGCAATGTGCATTGCTTCTTCCTGGGCGTGA
- a CDS encoding iron ABC transporter permease produces the protein MSVYLRSFQFFALFVLLIVAAILHLKLGARQLDWSVVWQALVAYVPADPLHNIVMEMRMPRLISAVIVGATLGLAGALMQAVSENPLADPGLMGVNSGAAFFVVFGLLVLPGNTLAMIPLLAFAGAIVAAAIVLLNSGSDPNPVRLVLSGVMVAALFSALTSMVLLLDQQGLETLRRWLVGSLAFDSTVARWQTFPFILLAGCIAVANIPALNLHRLGSQSAALMGLNVLRMRLSSLLAIVLLAGSSVAIAGPIGFVGLIAPHIGRIFLGNDYRLLIPAAPLIGALLIVTGDIVSRTALRPLEINTGIVTAIVGGPIFIALVLGRVK, from the coding sequence TTGTCAGTTTATCTGCGTTCTTTTCAGTTTTTCGCCCTTTTTGTGCTGCTAATCGTGGCTGCAATCCTTCATCTGAAGCTCGGAGCGCGTCAGCTTGACTGGAGTGTGGTCTGGCAAGCACTTGTCGCCTATGTTCCGGCAGACCCATTGCATAATATCGTGATGGAAATGCGAATGCCTCGTTTGATCAGTGCTGTCATCGTCGGTGCAACCCTCGGTCTTGCAGGCGCGTTAATGCAGGCGGTCAGTGAAAACCCGCTTGCAGATCCCGGGCTGATGGGGGTGAACAGTGGTGCTGCCTTCTTTGTCGTTTTCGGTTTGCTTGTGCTCCCCGGTAACACGCTTGCCATGATACCGCTTCTCGCCTTTGCGGGGGCAATTGTTGCAGCAGCGATCGTTCTTCTGAACAGCGGATCGGACCCCAATCCGGTTCGCCTCGTTTTATCCGGTGTGATGGTTGCGGCCCTGTTCAGTGCCCTGACCTCTATGGTTCTTTTGCTTGACCAGCAGGGGCTTGAAACTCTGCGGCGCTGGCTTGTTGGTTCGCTTGCTTTTGACAGTACAGTAGCCCGCTGGCAGACCTTTCCATTCATCCTTCTCGCTGGATGCATTGCAGTAGCGAATATTCCCGCACTTAATCTCCACCGATTGGGATCGCAGTCGGCGGCGTTGATGGGGCTGAATGTATTGCGGATGCGGCTCTCATCACTTCTGGCGATCGTGCTTTTGGCCGGATCATCTGTTGCAATAGCTGGTCCTATTGGCTTTGTCGGTCTTATTGCTCCGCATATTGGGCGTATTTTTCTCGGTAATGACTATCGGCTCCTCATCCCCGCAGCGCCTCTGATAGGTGCACTGCTTATTGTTACTGGTGACATCGTATCACGCACGGCATTACGTCCACTGGAGATCAATACGGGTATTGTGACTGCCATCGTCGGCGGCCCCATTTTCATCGCTCTCGTTCTGGGGAGAGTGAAATAA
- a CDS encoding TonB-dependent siderophore receptor yields MPVNHLKSNIGSLPYMSALPYSIPLACAMMALAVSSVSAQETNAGIQLQTIVVQDNASSTEPVKGYVAKVSSSGTKTDTPILLTPQSVSVVSATEIKDREAQTLADVLAYTPSFTAQPGPFSRVADRFRIRGFDVESGTGGMLRDGMRLQNNSYDGTQEPFGLERVDVVRGAASVLYGQLSPGGFVNGVSKRPTSEPLREVSVQGGLHNRKQLTADFSEAITDTLSYRLTFLGRDSDTNVDYMNNDRIYIAPALEWKPDEDTSLTMLGFYQKTNTRFPAALPYEIVEGIGNGPFILGRDTFIGEPDYDRMKTNMGALGYEFTHRFDNDVRFSAKSRYYESDLDWRYMMAQTSAAAVNQVAQTGILARQYSDRHDGAKGFTHDMNVAFDVDTGPLSHSLLVGYDFYDTSYDSDNFRAVAPSIDLNNPIYGASFTVNRDPARNRGAKTTTVQHGIYLQDKITFDERWNVLLGVRHDWADQDFSYHANNQSISRNSEKTTWRAGVVYEAENGLAPYVSYAQSFFPISVSEYAEDMNFSPMTGEQIEAGIRYQPPGTNMLFSAAAYQLDQNNIVTRTLADELTQIGQRRARGFELEAKAELTDYLTMVGSYSYTDARITKSEELLELGQRSENTPYHQAALWMTYDVTQLGIDGLTVGGGVRYTGWTSASGIDKPIPGYTLVDAMVRYEVTKNITLSLNATNLFNDEYAVCEFAKCLYGDGREVMVSSSFKW; encoded by the coding sequence ATGCCGGTAAACCATCTGAAATCGAATATCGGCAGCCTGCCCTACATGTCTGCATTGCCATATAGCATTCCACTCGCTTGCGCGATGATGGCGCTTGCGGTGAGCAGTGTTTCAGCACAGGAAACGAATGCTGGAATTCAGCTGCAAACGATTGTCGTGCAGGACAATGCCAGCTCAACAGAACCTGTTAAAGGATATGTAGCTAAGGTCAGCAGTAGTGGCACGAAAACGGATACACCTATCCTGCTTACGCCCCAATCAGTGTCGGTAGTCTCAGCTACCGAAATCAAAGATCGCGAAGCGCAAACTCTTGCTGACGTGCTTGCTTATACACCAAGTTTCACGGCACAGCCCGGCCCATTCTCGCGCGTCGCCGACCGGTTCAGAATTCGTGGATTCGACGTCGAATCAGGTACCGGTGGGATGCTGCGCGACGGGATGAGGCTACAGAACAACTCTTATGATGGTACGCAAGAGCCATTTGGTCTTGAACGTGTCGATGTTGTACGCGGTGCGGCTTCGGTTCTTTATGGCCAGCTTTCGCCGGGCGGCTTTGTGAACGGCGTCAGCAAACGCCCGACATCCGAGCCTCTGCGTGAAGTCTCGGTTCAGGGCGGGCTTCATAACCGTAAACAGCTTACTGCAGATTTCAGCGAAGCAATAACCGACACATTGTCATATCGTTTGACTTTTCTTGGTCGCGACAGCGACACCAACGTTGATTACATGAACAATGACCGCATCTATATCGCCCCGGCTTTGGAATGGAAGCCTGATGAAGACACATCGCTGACCATGCTTGGCTTTTACCAGAAGACCAACACACGTTTCCCCGCTGCCTTACCCTACGAAATTGTGGAAGGCATCGGTAATGGCCCATTCATCCTCGGCCGCGACACTTTTATTGGAGAGCCGGACTATGATCGGATGAAAACTAATATGGGTGCGCTGGGTTACGAATTTACCCATCGTTTCGACAATGATGTGCGGTTCTCGGCAAAATCACGCTATTACGAATCCGATCTGGACTGGCGTTATATGATGGCCCAGACGAGCGCCGCTGCCGTTAATCAGGTCGCACAGACAGGCATACTGGCTCGCCAGTACAGCGACCGTCATGATGGCGCGAAGGGCTTCACACATGATATGAATGTTGCATTCGATGTGGATACAGGTCCACTCTCACATTCATTGCTCGTCGGTTATGACTTTTACGACACATCGTATGATTCAGATAATTTTCGTGCAGTTGCTCCATCAATCGACTTGAACAATCCAATCTACGGCGCAAGTTTCACAGTTAATCGTGACCCTGCTCGTAACCGTGGTGCGAAAACAACAACCGTACAGCATGGTATTTATCTGCAAGACAAAATCACCTTTGATGAACGCTGGAACGTACTGCTTGGTGTAAGACACGACTGGGCTGATCAGGATTTCAGCTATCATGCGAACAACCAGTCGATCAGCCGCAACTCTGAAAAGACAACATGGCGCGCGGGGGTGGTTTACGAAGCTGAGAATGGACTGGCTCCCTATGTCAGTTATGCGCAATCCTTCTTCCCGATCTCGGTATCTGAATATGCCGAAGACATGAATTTCTCACCTATGACGGGAGAACAGATTGAGGCTGGCATTCGTTATCAGCCGCCCGGCACGAATATGTTGTTCAGCGCAGCCGCCTATCAGCTTGATCAGAACAATATCGTCACCCGTACACTTGCTGATGAGCTCACACAGATCGGTCAGCGGCGTGCTCGTGGATTTGAGCTTGAGGCCAAAGCCGAGCTGACTGATTATCTGACCATGGTGGGCTCATATTCGTACACAGATGCCCGGATCACCAAGAGTGAAGAACTTTTGGAACTTGGCCAGCGCAGTGAAAACACACCCTATCATCAGGCCGCTCTCTGGATGACTTACGATGTAACTCAGTTGGGCATCGACGGACTGACCGTTGGAGGTGGTGTACGATACACCGGATGGACCAGCGCATCAGGCATAGATAAACCAATACCCGGCTACACGCTTGTCGATGCAATGGTTCGCTATGAAGTGACCAAAAACATTACCTTGTCATTGAATGCAACAAACCTTTTCAACGACGAATACGCTGTCTGCGAATTTGCAAAGTGTCTTTACGGAGATGGCAGAGAGGTTATGGTGTCTTCCAGTTTCAAATGGTGA
- a CDS encoding iron ABC transporter permease, with product MAVQTHITNHTRNRFSHGRIILIAATVFLVIAAILAIKLGSYPVTLTEIIKAVITPQSTDNILRSIVFDTRLPRILLAIFSGMAMALAGVILQVVTRNSLAAPGLVGVEAGAGITVLTALILWPSELAVELYPLAALLGGLLVALFVIALAWNKGVSPLRLILVGVGVTAILSALADLLITYGRIEHVESALLWLAGSLHRAGWENVRGQFWWLLLAAVPILLFSRQFDLFQLGNAVAASRGLNVARFQIIALLLSVMLTASAVANVGTMSFIGLLAPHAARLLVGERHRLLLPLSALIGASIVLVSDTIGRTVFASLQIPAGLVVAVIGAPYLLYLLSRKGTTR from the coding sequence ATGGCAGTGCAAACCCATATCACCAATCACACCCGCAATCGGTTTTCTCATGGTCGGATCATTCTGATTGCTGCTACTGTGTTTCTTGTTATAGCCGCAATACTGGCAATAAAGCTCGGCAGCTATCCTGTTACACTAACAGAAATTATTAAGGCGGTCATAACGCCCCAAAGCACTGATAATATTTTGCGTAGCATCGTGTTTGACACGCGTCTGCCACGCATATTGCTTGCCATTTTTTCTGGTATGGCGATGGCTCTTGCCGGAGTGATATTGCAGGTAGTGACACGCAATTCACTGGCTGCACCCGGATTGGTGGGTGTTGAGGCAGGCGCTGGTATCACCGTGTTGACTGCGCTCATTCTTTGGCCATCTGAGCTGGCTGTTGAGCTTTATCCGCTTGCGGCTTTGCTTGGTGGGCTGCTGGTTGCATTGTTTGTTATCGCTCTTGCCTGGAACAAAGGGGTCTCGCCCTTGCGTCTCATTCTGGTGGGTGTTGGTGTAACAGCGATACTCAGTGCATTGGCAGACCTGCTTATCACCTACGGACGGATCGAACATGTTGAATCGGCTTTGCTCTGGCTTGCAGGCAGTCTGCATAGGGCAGGGTGGGAAAATGTGCGGGGGCAATTCTGGTGGCTGCTTCTTGCCGCTGTTCCCATATTGTTGTTTTCCCGCCAGTTTGACCTGTTTCAGCTTGGTAATGCGGTTGCAGCAAGTCGCGGCCTGAATGTTGCGCGCTTTCAGATCATCGCACTTTTGCTGAGTGTGATGCTTACCGCTTCTGCCGTCGCGAACGTTGGTACAATGAGTTTTATTGGTCTCTTAGCCCCTCATGCTGCAAGGCTTTTGGTAGGGGAAAGGCATAGATTGCTTTTGCCTCTGTCTGCATTGATTGGTGCAAGTATTGTGCTTGTCAGTGACACAATCGGCCGAACCGTTTTTGCTTCACTTCAGATTCCGGCGGGACTTGTGGTTGCAGTGATCGGCGCGCCCTATCTTCTTTATCTGCTGTCGCGAAAAGGAACGACCCGATGA
- a CDS encoding ATP-binding protein, with protein sequence MHIAVTGTHGSGKTTFIHDFTAVHRAYESVPEPYWLLEQQGVPFANGATTADLEKQLAESCKLILGHAGGRDVIFDRCPLDFLAYLEVVSAGEGFEWLPSGRELANVSKALAMLDAVVFVPLSSPDEIPVEIELPRLRSRVDRRLKTMLREDDLGLLHNGPRILEVVGSRAQRVVMAGSLFRPT encoded by the coding sequence ATGCATATTGCAGTGACGGGGACGCATGGTAGTGGCAAGACGACATTTATCCACGACTTCACAGCCGTTCATCGCGCTTATGAAAGCGTGCCCGAGCCCTATTGGCTTCTTGAGCAGCAAGGCGTCCCATTTGCCAATGGAGCTACGACAGCTGATCTTGAAAAGCAGCTTGCCGAAAGCTGTAAGCTGATCTTGGGTCATGCTGGTGGCCGGGACGTGATCTTCGACCGCTGTCCACTCGACTTTCTCGCCTATCTGGAGGTGGTCAGCGCTGGTGAGGGCTTTGAGTGGCTTCCGAGTGGCCGTGAACTGGCCAATGTCAGCAAAGCGCTCGCCATGCTCGATGCTGTAGTTTTTGTCCCGCTCTCATCTCCTGATGAGATCCCGGTCGAAATCGAACTTCCTCGATTGCGGAGTCGTGTGGACAGGCGCCTCAAGACCATGCTGCGCGAAGATGATCTGGGGCTATTGCACAACGGGCCACGTATTCTCGAGGTGGTGGGATCCCGGGCCCAACGTGTGGTGATGGCTGGATCGCTTTTTAGACCGACATAG
- a CDS encoding barstar family protein: MNCTIKKIDCSEILDWPSFHDVFISAFGFPDFYGRNLSAWVDCMTSLDDDFSSFVVEKGKMVVLQLDQGQKLKDHSPEIWNAILELAAFVNYRRLECDQPPILIVSFYL; this comes from the coding sequence ATGAATTGCACAATTAAGAAGATCGATTGTTCCGAAATCTTGGACTGGCCGTCTTTCCATGATGTTTTCATTTCTGCTTTTGGTTTTCCAGACTTTTATGGGAGAAATCTCAGCGCTTGGGTCGACTGCATGACCAGTTTGGATGACGACTTCTCAAGTTTCGTGGTGGAAAAAGGAAAGATGGTTGTTTTACAACTCGATCAGGGACAAAAACTGAAAGACCACTCGCCAGAAATTTGGAATGCAATCTTAGAACTTGCGGCGTTCGTAAATTATCGACGTCTAGAATGCGACCAACCGCCGATTTTGATTGTCTCTTTTTACTTATGA
- a CDS encoding immunity 53 family protein: MDVLDWFSRWYEAHCDGDWEHGFGPVISTVDNPGWSLKIDLAGTDCDGRTLERITHHYGHETDWWTCWTENNVFHGVGGPLHLRSVLEAFRDWATIVSPSLPD, translated from the coding sequence ATGGATGTTTTAGACTGGTTTTCGCGCTGGTACGAAGCGCATTGTGACGGGGACTGGGAGCACGGTTTCGGTCCGGTAATCAGCACGGTTGACAATCCGGGTTGGTCGCTGAAGATCGATCTCGCCGGGACAGACTGTGATGGTCGGACACTCGAACGGATCACACACCATTACGGGCACGAAACCGATTGGTGGACATGCTGGACGGAGAATAACGTGTTTCACGGCGTTGGCGGTCCTCTTCACCTTCGATCGGTTCTTGAGGCATTTCGAGACTGGGCAACGATCGTCTCGCCATCCCTACCGGACTAG
- a CDS encoding type II toxin-antitoxin system RelE/ParE family toxin, whose product MKLTWSAFALSDRDAIFTFIEADNPLSAIMVDERIVAAARRLIDFPASGRVGRIAGTRELVVNGTPYVAAYAVTQSAVRILRVLHGAQEWPDIIPTR is encoded by the coding sequence GTGAAGCTCACTTGGTCCGCATTTGCGTTATCAGATCGAGACGCCATTTTCACTTTTATTGAGGCGGATAATCCCTTATCTGCAATCATGGTTGACGAACGGATCGTCGCGGCTGCTCGTCGCTTAATTGATTTTCCGGCGAGTGGTCGGGTTGGCAGAATTGCCGGGACGCGGGAACTTGTTGTAAATGGTACTCCATACGTCGCGGCTTATGCTGTAACGCAATCGGCGGTTCGTATCCTCCGCGTACTTCACGGAGCGCAGGAATGGCCAGATATTATTCCTACCAGATAG
- a CDS encoding ABC transporter substrate-binding protein, with protein MTRIASALLILICSFGFVVSAHAEETRTFTNRFGSVEVPVHPRCVVSLHDFSLTTQLLELGVVPCGSSGRKRLLADTIYRGASQRYDTSEIQYIGTHQAPDIETIAALKPDLIVGLSYHAALRDKLSAIAPVVLLPLREEGILTYSEQLADLVGKRHRYDELHREYQDIVSEFGKRVEKPASITVTPMEIYRDGFRIIGRGGMEQVIKDFGLGHVPAYENSESDIPYSLERLSDFDSDIIIDTYEEMLDEEAEMRAFRSTVQWRNLFAVRNRQFLYFNRSRYGETMQGLIGSAILLLSHIGEREILRQKPE; from the coding sequence ATGACCAGAATAGCGTCAGCTTTGCTTATTCTTATATGCAGTTTCGGCTTTGTTGTTAGTGCTCATGCAGAAGAAACAAGAACATTTACCAATCGTTTCGGCTCGGTTGAGGTGCCAGTTCACCCACGCTGTGTGGTGTCATTGCACGATTTCAGTCTGACAACGCAATTGCTGGAATTAGGGGTTGTGCCTTGTGGTTCATCTGGTCGCAAGCGCTTGCTTGCGGACACTATTTATAGGGGTGCATCGCAGAGATACGATACGTCAGAAATCCAGTATATCGGAACGCATCAGGCTCCTGATATTGAAACAATTGCGGCATTGAAGCCAGACCTGATAGTGGGGTTGTCTTATCACGCAGCGCTTCGCGATAAGCTTTCAGCAATTGCGCCCGTTGTGCTGCTGCCTTTACGTGAAGAAGGCATATTAACCTATTCAGAGCAATTGGCTGATCTTGTTGGTAAACGTCATCGCTATGATGAATTGCATCGGGAGTATCAGGATATAGTCAGCGAATTCGGAAAGCGCGTAGAGAAACCAGCTTCAATCACAGTGACACCGATGGAGATTTATCGCGATGGTTTCAGAATTATCGGGCGTGGTGGCATGGAACAGGTGATAAAGGATTTTGGTCTTGGTCATGTTCCCGCTTATGAGAATAGCGAAAGCGATATACCCTATAGCTTAGAACGCCTTTCCGACTTTGACAGTGATATCATCATCGACACTTACGAAGAAATGCTGGACGAGGAGGCGGAAATGCGCGCCTTCCGGTCGACTGTCCAGTGGCGCAATCTGTTTGCTGTTCGCAATCGTCAATTTCTGTATTTTAATCGCAGTCGTTACGGCGAGACGATGCAAGGCCTAATTGGTTCTGCGATTTTGCTTCTATCGCATATCGGCGAGCGAGAAATCCTCCGGCAGAAGCCTGAATAG
- a CDS encoding alcohol dehydrogenase catalytic domain-containing protein, translating to MKALVYTAPYTLEFTDVVEPVPSAGEVLVRVDAVGICGSDVHAYHGHDSRRLPPVILGHEASGEAMNGLLTGQKVTINPLVTPADGKFARFGRPNLDSRRQIISMQPRQGAFAQYVVVPESNVIPLPENFDVGTAALAEPLAVSWRAAKRGCALLMTPLDEVRAVVLGGGAIGLGAALALRHFGIRDIAVAETNPVRHSMISAQGGFRLYVPGESAAPKENSIDLVIDAVGAASTRAAACQMVEPGGVIVHIGLLPGSDGLDVRKITLQEITLTGAYCYTPDDFRDTVAAMIAGDLGGLDWFETRALSEGADAFADIDNGLISRAKVVLRP from the coding sequence ATGAAAGCTCTCGTATATACCGCACCTTATACGCTTGAATTCACAGATGTGGTCGAGCCAGTCCCGTCTGCAGGCGAAGTCCTGGTCCGGGTCGACGCTGTCGGAATCTGCGGTTCAGATGTGCATGCCTATCATGGCCACGATTCTCGTCGCTTGCCTCCTGTCATCCTCGGGCACGAAGCTTCCGGGGAAGCGATGAATGGCCTGTTGACAGGCCAGAAAGTGACGATCAATCCGCTGGTGACACCTGCCGATGGCAAATTTGCCCGATTTGGCCGGCCCAACCTGGATTCTCGACGTCAAATCATTTCCATGCAGCCGCGCCAAGGCGCCTTTGCGCAATATGTTGTGGTACCGGAAAGCAATGTCATTCCGCTTCCCGAAAACTTCGATGTGGGGACAGCAGCACTCGCAGAACCGCTAGCCGTTTCCTGGCGCGCGGCAAAGCGCGGCTGCGCCTTGCTGATGACGCCTCTGGACGAGGTGAGAGCGGTCGTGCTTGGCGGCGGAGCAATCGGCCTCGGGGCAGCGCTTGCGCTGCGACATTTCGGTATTCGCGATATCGCTGTCGCAGAGACAAACCCGGTGCGACATTCGATGATATCGGCGCAAGGTGGTTTTCGCCTTTATGTGCCGGGCGAGAGTGCGGCTCCGAAAGAGAACAGCATTGATCTTGTCATCGATGCAGTCGGAGCCGCGTCAACGCGCGCCGCCGCGTGCCAAATGGTCGAACCGGGCGGAGTTATCGTTCATATCGGCCTGCTTCCGGGAAGTGACGGACTGGACGTTCGCAAGATCACCTTGCAGGAGATTACGTTGACGGGCGCATATTGCTACACGCCGGACGATTTCAGAGACACTGTCGCCGCGATGATCGCAGGCGACCTTGGCGGCCTCGACTGGTTTGAAACGCGTGCCCTGTCCGAAGGAGCGGACGCGTTTGCAGACATCGATAACGGCTTGATAAGCCGTGCGAAGGTTGTGCTGCGACCCTGA
- a CDS encoding PLP-dependent aminotransferase family protein gives MRLQSPWTPRLSDNGNTPANRLVEALSEDILSGQLHGGDRLPAHRDLAWKLNLGVGTVTKAYAMLERRGLARSVKGCGTFVAVFESRKGPAIDFSVNRLPVMLSDRLLAGTLSAISRKINSAHVNLYPPPAGHDEHRRLLARWLESLSIEADAKRIILAGSGQQALWLAFDILCGGNGLIVTERLSYSGAIALARYRGHPMRSVDIDDQGMVPDDLDRVLCEEENSGRRRLVYLTPTLHNPTTISMGANRRKDIVDVCNKRNVPIVEDGVYTLGASPNLPPLVTLAPDRVFHVTSLSKSLSPGLRLGVLVLPSGWEEHAEEALRALPLSSSPVDYALLEEWFTSGVMETVRGTLRAEARQRAKLARSFFDNRTIMTDDCAFHAWLPMPHTEAEAFEKAAATLGVVVTEPDAVRADRNDNATGIRLCLGGLGMEDLTTGLTLLSQLKIGDHS, from the coding sequence ATGCGACTTCAGTCTCCATGGACTCCTCGTCTTTCAGATAATGGCAATACTCCCGCAAACAGGCTAGTAGAAGCTTTGTCAGAGGACATTCTCTCCGGGCAGTTGCATGGCGGCGACAGACTTCCTGCCCATCGGGATTTGGCATGGAAACTGAACCTCGGAGTAGGCACAGTTACGAAAGCCTATGCGATGCTTGAGCGGCGCGGATTGGCGCGCAGCGTAAAGGGCTGTGGTACATTCGTCGCCGTCTTTGAATCGCGAAAGGGGCCTGCAATTGATTTCTCGGTCAATCGCCTGCCTGTTATGTTAAGTGACAGATTGTTGGCTGGCACACTTTCTGCAATATCCAGAAAAATAAACTCAGCCCACGTCAATCTTTATCCCCCACCAGCAGGCCATGATGAGCATCGGCGTTTATTGGCGCGCTGGCTCGAAAGCCTGAGCATTGAGGCGGACGCAAAGAGGATTATATTAGCTGGAAGCGGGCAGCAGGCACTTTGGCTTGCTTTCGATATTCTGTGCGGCGGCAATGGTTTGATTGTCACAGAACGTCTCAGCTACTCGGGAGCTATTGCACTTGCGCGCTATCGCGGCCATCCAATGCGGAGCGTTGATATTGATGACCAGGGTATGGTGCCGGATGATCTCGATCGGGTGCTATGCGAAGAAGAGAACAGCGGGCGCCGTCGCCTTGTTTATCTGACCCCCACACTTCATAATCCTACGACGATTTCTATGGGAGCAAACCGGCGAAAGGACATTGTGGACGTCTGCAACAAGCGAAACGTCCCGATTGTTGAAGATGGTGTCTATACACTGGGTGCCTCTCCCAACCTTCCTCCACTTGTCACCCTGGCACCGGATCGCGTCTTTCATGTAACGAGCCTCTCCAAGTCACTCAGTCCAGGATTGCGACTGGGCGTTCTGGTTTTGCCTTCAGGCTGGGAGGAACATGCCGAGGAAGCCTTGCGTGCGCTGCCACTGTCTTCTTCGCCAGTAGACTATGCGCTCCTCGAAGAGTGGTTTACCAGTGGTGTTATGGAAACGGTGAGGGGTACTTTGCGTGCCGAGGCGCGGCAAAGGGCAAAACTGGCCCGGTCATTCTTCGATAACAGAACAATCATGACCGATGATTGTGCTTTTCATGCGTGGCTGCCAATGCCTCATACGGAAGCGGAAGCCTTCGAAAAGGCAGCGGCGACGCTTGGCGTTGTTGTTACAGAGCCGGATGCCGTTCGTGCTGATCGAAACGATAATGCGACGGGTATCCGGCTGTGTCTGGGTGGGCTTGGTATGGAAGACCTGACCACAGGTCTAACATTGCTCTCGCAGTTGAAAATAGGGGATCATTCTTAG